From Macrobrachium nipponense isolate FS-2020 chromosome 6, ASM1510439v2, whole genome shotgun sequence, a single genomic window includes:
- the LOC135216515 gene encoding uncharacterized protein LOC135216515 — protein sequence MDEIEDGCVMAAALVPEVKVIPEDDGDDFNATYGDPSSLAGSSLLGATGGTHGSLLAPPPRFQPEDEDDDQGWLDLTDSTTYLECPDLLHTYTSLRPRLSYR from the coding sequence GATGGTTGTGTGATGGCGGCGGCCCTGGTGCCAGAAGTGAAAGTTATCCCTGAGGACGATGGGGATGATTTTAATGCCACCTATGGGGACCCTTCGAGTTTAGCGGGCAGCTCTCTTTTAGGAGCCACTGGAGGTACTCACGGTTCACTCTTGGCCCCTCCACCTCGTTTCCAGcctgaagatgaagacgacgaccaggGCTGGTTGGATCTTACTGATAGCACCACTTATCTGGAGTGCCCAGATCTCCTCCACACCTACACCTCCCTCAGGCCACGCCTCTCATACAGGTAA